A stretch of the bacterium (Candidatus Blackallbacteria) CG13_big_fil_rev_8_21_14_2_50_49_14 genome encodes the following:
- a CDS encoding carbamoyl phosphate synthase, translating into MLRKVLVANRGEIAIRILRACQEMGIATVAVYAEDDRQSKHVRLADEAYLLPGSQLSETYLNIPALVEIAKKSGAEGIHPGYGFLSENAAFSQACRENGIVFIGPSPEVIEAMGSKLLARERMQNAGVPITPGSPRLSTLEEAQHWAEKIGYPLLLKASAGGGGRGMKRVMNAEELPEAYAAAMRESKSYFADDTVYLEKLVTRPRHIEVQILADTHGHVIHLGERDCSVQRRNQKLIEETPAPHLPAEVRQVVLNAAVAGAKAIGYTGAGTFEFVVQNSQDAYFMEVNTRLQVEHPITEMVTRVDLVKEQLRIASGLPLSYSQDQIHFEGHAIECRITVEDSRQNFRPVPGLISLYEEPAGFGVRVDSMPYSGYDIPRSYDSLLAKLVTWAPSREEALARMQRALKEYRIEGVTTLIPFFQWALNMPAFAEGHYDTSFVPSYFEPGLLPEAAPSAAPEEPPARQREVVDVEVNGRYFQVALYLPEAGAKTVTATPSGQTARPAGAKSNRKDSNQAQIPAPMAGTVVKVAVQAGQTVESGQLLCIIESMKMENDILSPRSGTLKNVAIAAGDKVQAGGVLMEFEPA; encoded by the coding sequence ATGCTGCGAAAAGTTCTCGTCGCCAACCGAGGCGAAATTGCGATCCGAATTCTCCGTGCCTGCCAGGAAATGGGCATAGCCACTGTGGCTGTTTATGCCGAAGACGACCGCCAGAGCAAACATGTACGTCTGGCTGATGAAGCCTATCTTCTGCCCGGCAGCCAACTCAGCGAAACCTATCTGAATATCCCTGCCTTGGTTGAAATTGCGAAAAAATCAGGTGCAGAAGGCATTCACCCTGGCTATGGCTTTTTATCTGAAAATGCAGCCTTTTCCCAGGCCTGTCGTGAAAATGGCATCGTCTTTATTGGCCCCTCCCCTGAAGTGATCGAGGCCATGGGCAGCAAACTGCTGGCCCGTGAACGGATGCAAAATGCGGGCGTGCCGATTACCCCCGGCAGCCCCCGCCTGAGCACCCTCGAAGAAGCCCAGCACTGGGCTGAAAAAATCGGCTATCCTTTGCTGCTCAAAGCCAGTGCTGGTGGTGGGGGCCGGGGCATGAAACGGGTCATGAACGCCGAAGAACTGCCTGAAGCCTATGCCGCCGCCATGCGTGAAAGCAAGAGCTATTTCGCCGATGATACGGTTTATCTTGAAAAACTGGTGACCCGCCCCCGCCATATTGAAGTACAGATTCTGGCCGATACCCACGGCCATGTGATTCATCTGGGGGAACGCGACTGCTCGGTACAGCGCCGCAATCAAAAACTGATCGAAGAAACCCCCGCCCCCCATCTGCCTGCAGAGGTGCGTCAGGTGGTTCTCAATGCCGCCGTGGCAGGGGCTAAAGCCATTGGTTATACCGGTGCTGGCACCTTTGAATTTGTGGTTCAAAACAGCCAGGACGCCTATTTCATGGAAGTCAATACCCGCCTGCAGGTCGAACACCCGATTACGGAGATGGTTACCCGCGTGGATTTGGTCAAAGAACAATTGCGGATTGCTTCGGGCTTGCCCCTGAGTTACAGCCAGGATCAAATTCATTTTGAAGGCCACGCGATTGAATGCCGCATCACCGTTGAAGATTCCCGCCAAAATTTCAGACCCGTTCCCGGCTTGATCTCGCTTTATGAAGAACCCGCTGGTTTTGGTGTGCGTGTAGACAGCATGCCCTACAGTGGCTACGATATTCCCCGCAGTTATGATTCCCTGCTCGCCAAATTGGTCACTTGGGCCCCCAGCCGTGAAGAAGCCCTGGCGCGCATGCAACGCGCTCTGAAAGAGTATCGGATTGAAGGCGTCACCACCCTGATCCCCTTCTTTCAATGGGCTTTGAATATGCCCGCCTTTGCCGAAGGCCATTACGATACCAGCTTTGTGCCCAGCTATTTTGAGCCTGGGCTTCTGCCCGAAGCCGCTCCCAGCGCCGCCCCCGAAGAACCCCCTGCCCGCCAGCGCGAAGTGGTGGATGTCGAAGTCAATGGCCGCTATTTTCAAGTGGCGCTGTATTTGCCTGAAGCAGGAGCGAAAACAGTCACAGCCACCCCCTCTGGCCAGACGGCACGCCCTGCCGGTGCGAAATCCAACCGCAAAGACAGCAATCAGGCCCAAATCCCCGCCCCCATGGCAGGAACCGTTGTCAAAGTTGCGGTTCAGGCCGGTCAAACCGTCGAAAGCGGTCAATTGCTCTGCATTATCGAATCCATGAAAATGGAAAATGATATCCTCTCTCCCCGCAGTGGCACCCTTAAAAACGTGGCGATTGCAGCTGGAGACAAGGTTCAAGCCGGAGGCGTGCTGATGGAGTTTGAACCCGCGTAA